A window of Natrinema versiforme contains these coding sequences:
- a CDS encoding DUF6735 family protein, whose translation MGHRALVAYRRPDRLYDLRYSHWGGEALSLADEITATTPLADGAIEGSLLADSITRDRILQDFLDPCVHEALYLVAPADDYAVDAYRVCWLEWGDGRDDGRGAIVAARADDGGGAGAGTEGERIETWFRATKTALADIIEMGALSRRAAQAYLEARVCEDQDGILYTYGESVEDSSYTPTPDRWLEEERRERDERTDGSGETDE comes from the coding sequence ATGGGCCATAGGGCGCTCGTCGCCTACCGGCGGCCGGATCGCCTCTACGACCTGCGGTACAGCCACTGGGGCGGCGAGGCGCTGTCGCTCGCCGACGAGATCACGGCGACGACCCCGCTCGCTGACGGTGCGATCGAGGGGTCCCTGCTTGCGGACTCGATCACTCGCGACCGCATCCTGCAGGACTTCCTCGATCCCTGCGTTCACGAGGCGCTCTATCTCGTCGCGCCGGCCGACGACTACGCGGTCGACGCCTACCGGGTCTGCTGGCTCGAGTGGGGTGACGGCCGCGACGACGGCCGGGGTGCGATCGTCGCCGCCCGGGCCGACGACGGGGGCGGAGCCGGGGCCGGGACCGAGGGCGAGCGTATCGAGACCTGGTTTCGCGCGACCAAGACCGCGCTGGCCGATATCATCGAGATGGGCGCGCTCTCGCGGCGGGCCGCACAGGCGTACCTCGAGGCCCGCGTCTGCGAGGATCAGGACGGCATCCTCTACACGTACGGCGAGTCGGTCGAGGACTCGTCGTACACGCCGACGCCCGATCGCTGGCTCGAAGAGGAGCGTCGAGAGCGCGACGAGCGGACGGACGGCTCTGGAGAAACCGACGAGTGA